From the genome of Pseudoliparis swirei isolate HS2019 ecotype Mariana Trench chromosome 10, NWPU_hadal_v1, whole genome shotgun sequence, one region includes:
- the podxl gene encoding podocalyxin, whose product MTTEITKVSTGGVTTGQRYATLITMTRQDSVGGAEKTTMTLAGLTTEPAGNPVTTSAPSTLTKAGITTPRLVTNAGTMPPQTPRTTTTRTTITNIRTTSSTTAAQLKTFLYSLNNGHEKEEEKDLVEVCRRLMVNLQDGNCTLTWQHRNGKIHFDCVEINGKVKTNLATQYYEEITKKPTDHKTLIAILASCGALLIMIIILAVCASHHRRPYNDIQQHLTEELHTVENGYHDNPTLDVMEVQPEMQEKKVALNGEFNDSWIVPIDNLLKEDIADEEDTHL is encoded by the exons ATGACAACCGAGATCACAAAGGTCTCGACAGGCGGCGTCACGACGGGGCAACGGTACGCGACTCTCATTACCATGACGAGACAGGACAGCGTTGGAG GCGCTGAGAAAACAACGATGACGCTTGCAGGCCTGACCACAGAGCCAGCTGGGAACCCGGTGACCACCAgcgccccctccaccctgaccaAGGCAGGAATTACGACACCACGTTTGGTCACAAACGCTGGAACCATGCCCCCGCAAAccccaagaacaacaacaacaagaaccacGATCACCAACATCAgaaccaccagcagcaccacagcagctcagctaaaGACGTTTTTG TACTCTCTAAACAATGGGCATGAG aaagaggaggagaaggatctGGTGGAGGTGTGCCGGCGGCTGATGGTCAATTTGCAAGATGGGAACTGCACCCTGACATGGCAGCACCGCAACGGCAAAATACACTTCGACTGTGTGGAGATTAATGGGAAAG TGAAAACCAACCTGGCGACCCAGTACTATGAAGAAATCACCAAG AAACCGACAGACCACAAAACCCTCATTGCCATCCTGGCCTCCTGCGGCGCTCTGCTGATCATGATCATCATCCTCGCCGTTTGTGCCTCTCACCACCGCAGGCCGTACAACGATATCCAG CAGCACCTGACGGAGGAGCTGCACACGGTGGAGAACGGTTACCACGACAACCCGACGCTGGATGTGATGGAGGTGCAGCCGGAGATGCAGGAGAAGAAGGTGGCACTGAACGGAGAGTTCAACGACAGCTGGATCGTCCCCATCGACAACCTGCTGAAGGAGGACATAGCGGACGAGGAGGACACGCACCTGTAG